The Rhodoferax ferrireducens T118 DNA segment AAAAAGCGGGTGCGCTGGGCCCGAATGAGTTGCATATCCGCTTTCGCGCATCAGTGCACGATGACTTGTTGCACAGTCTGGCACTGGCTTATGGTGCGCAGGACTACATCGAGCTGTGCCCAGCAACTCCATACCGCGAGGCGCTGGCAGAAATGATGGCCGTCGATGCCCTGCTGGTCATGCAGGCCAGCAACTGCAATGCGCAGATTCCGGCCAAGATATACGAGTACCTGCGTGCTGGGAAACCCATTCTGGGGCTGACTGACCCCGACGGTGACACGGCTGGTGTGCTACGCGGAGCGGGGCTCAATGACATGGCGCGCCTTGATTCGGCCGATGAGATTGCCAGGGTGCTGCCGGTGTTTGCGGCTGCAGTGCGGGCAGATAAAGCTAAATTACCGGACCCTGCCGCCGTGCAACTCGCGTCGCGCCGAGGGCGTTCTGAATTACTGGTGCGATTTTTGAACGATGTAGACAAGTAGTCGTATTGCCAGCCACGAGAAACAAAGGTTCATTTCGCTTGCTCGCGAATTAGTTTGCCCAACTGCATGCGATCAGCCAGCATTTTCGATCCCGCTACTGACAGATGTCCTGCGTCGCGATAAATCATCGTGCCGTCCAGCAGTGTGTCGCAGGTGCGTTCTTTGCATAGCCATGGATCAAAGCGAATTACTGACAGGTCAGCGGCAGACGTTATTGCGTTCAAAAAAATAAGCACGTCAGCGCGCTTGAATTGATATTCGGCTTTGTCTATCACGCAACCATTGAGTCTGCCAAGAATCACTTTTCCGCTCAGCTGCCGCTCCAAGCAGGCGCCAATGTCGAATCCCGATGAGGGCGGCGGGGCTATCAGCACCACTTTCTTCCCAATCACCCGCAAATTTTCGACCGTGGCGCGTAGACCTGCTATTGCCGAAGAGGTGTCAACAGGTCGCGAAACAAATGACTTTCCATCCAGAAAAACATGTTCATAAGCTGTATCAAAGTAGGCGGCAAATGGACTTGACAGAACTACGGTTGTAATAGAAGGAGACGTGCGCAGAAAATCAATAACTGATTGGTTAAAACCAATGCATCGCTCTGCCCATGCTTGATCTCGACTATCAAGTTCCCCATTGATTTTTCTGCGTGGCGCTAGCCCAAGAAAGGGTCCACAGCCACTCATGGTGGCCTGCATCACTCCATTGCTCCATTGTTGAACCAAGCCAGGTATCAAGTGCATTGCGTAGGAGTCCCCCCAAACAAGTAAGCCCGGATTTTTTTTGTTTTTGCATTCGCTTTTCGGGGTAAAAGTGGCTTCGTAATCACAGCTCACTGAGAACCCCGGGTTAATTGCACGGGCATCACCCAAGGTGATCTGCTCAGACTTGGTTTGGAGGATATAGAACGGCGTCATTGCAATGAGCAGTGCGGATGAAAGAGTTACCCCCGCGATGAGTGGCGCTGAGAATTCGAAATTTTGCTTTCTAATGGGGTCTTCCACCAGACGATAGAGTGTGTAGGCAAGACCAAATGACAGCACCAGGGTCAACAACCGCAGTTGAAGTGGCAGCTCGGGGTTGTTGCCAAGCCAGGCATTTTTCATGAAGGCAATGATGGGCCAATGCACCAGGTACAGTGAATACGAAAAGTCGCCGATGCGCGCCATTAAGCGGGTGGGCCATGCCGTATTGAGTTCTTGGCTATTTCGCAAAATAACAACAAGCGTTGCCACGCAGACGAGCAATGCATTAAGACCAGGATGCACGCCCACAGAGGGTAGAAAAGGCAGGACCAGCAGGCACAGCACCGATGGCACAAATAGCAAACGCACCAGCCTGTTGATGATTCGATGTTGGTCATCTTGCGGGCGTAGCAACCACAATGCTCCAACTGAGCCAATCAACAGTTCCCAGGCGCGTGTTGGTAGCAAATAGAAGGTTGCAATGGGCTTAAAAATACCTCCTACAACGCATAGGCCAAGGCTGATTAGCACGATGGCTATCGCCCCCCAGAGCCAGCGCTTTGGCCGCGTGAGCAACAACGTGGCAGGGAGCAAAAAATAGTATTGTTCTTCAATTGAGAGCGACCAAACATGCAGCAGTGGCTTTAAATCACCAGCCCCTTCGAAGTAGCCGGTTTGCTGCCAGAGCACGATGTTGCCTGTGAATGTCATAGCACCCGCTACTTGGGTTGCAAAATCTCGCAACTCCTGCTGGTTAAGAAACCAGGGCGCACAGAGCGCCGTAACAAGAAAGGCGACGTAGGCCGCAGGCAATAGACGCTTGGCTCGCCTGAAATAGAACTCAGACAAGCGAAACGTCTTGCGATGAATCCCGTTGGCAACCAGCGTTGTGATGAGGAAGCCAGATATGACAAAGAAAACGTCAACACCCAGGTAGCCCGATTCCAGCATGCCAATCTTTGTGTGATACAGCACCACCATCAGCACCGCGAGCCCGCGAAGGGCCTGGATGTCAAGGCGGGGAAGTTTCAACGTGTCACTCATCGATGGTGTTGCCGCGTGGCGGGGCTAGCGGATTTGGCCGTCCGATCAGGCCGCGCAGCACGGCGATTAGCTTCTCTGCCTGGCGCTCCATTGAATATGCGGCCAGTGCAGTCTGTCGGGCTTGTTGGCCGACGCTACGGCGCAGGGAGGGGTCGCGCAACGCCGAAAGATAGCTCAGCCACTCGGGCTTGTTGTGTGCCAGAAAGCCATTTTCTCCTTGGCGAATGACCGGCTCGTACGCGGGAATTGGCGTGGCGATGACGGGCAGACCCATGGCCATCTTTAGAGTCAGCCGATTCTCGGACTTCACTTGCCAACTCGCCAGCGCGCCTTGGGCGGTATCGGTTTCTATGGGGATGATGCCAATATCGGCCTGCTGCATGGCAGCGTAAACACCTGTGGCATCCCACGCCACGCGTTTGATGCCGGGGGTTGTCAAAAAACGCAAATAGCGTATCTTTTCATGCCAGCCCGCTTGGTCTGCGAGTTGCCAGTGCGCCTGGCGCAAGCGCTGCAGCAGATGGTCCGCGGCCGGGTAGCGGCCAACAATAGTGAGCTGAAGCCAGCTTGGCGGGCTTATTAGCACCGGCAGCCGGTCAAGCCCCACCGAGGTGACCAGCACCGCCCGCAATGGGTGCGCGTGCGATCCACTGTGCGATCCCCAGTCGGTCTTATGCAGTGCGGGTCGCTCAATGCCGTCGTGAACGACAACTATCTTGGCGTGAAGCGGGGTGGGATAAAGACTTTTCAAATAGTCGGTGACGGTGACGGTGACGTCGGTCGCATCGACCATGTCAGGTTCAACAACATCACAGATGCCAAACACCGTCTTGATCCCTTTCGCATGTAACTCATGTGCAAGCGCCACGACGCTGTCGCCGTGCACTTTTTGAAAATAGACGATTTGGAAGCCGTCAGCCTGCAGTCTTGCTGCCAGACCGGATACTTCTGGTGTCTCAGTATTCTGTATAGGCTCAAAGACGATGTGGGGATCAAACTCCGCCGCGCGCAGAAACGGGAACATATTCAGCACGGCGATACGCGTGCTGGGGATCGGGTTTTGTGCGCTGGAGAGCAGCACGAAACCGATCTTGACCCGCATGGTCATTTGTGACGCTGCCTCATTCGGCCGTGCCCGTCAGACGCTTGGCCAATTGTCTTGAAACACCCAGCGAACACGCCAGAGCCAGCAATAGCGTTCGTGGCCTTCGGGTATAGCGCACTGCCTGCCACAGCCAGACTTTGCTGCGGGCATCGCCCAGTTGATAGAGTCCGTAAGCCGAACTCCACAGGCGCTCGGTCCAGGCCTTGTGTTGAACAGTGCTCAACAGCCCGCTGTCCAGCCATTTCTGGCAAATCAGGCACAACGTGAGGTGGTGCTGAGCCGTCGGTTTGAAGAACACAGTGCGCACCAGTGACGTGGCCACGATTCGGTAGCGTGCAAGGGTTGCAGGGCAGTAGACAAATTCATACCGGGCTGCCAAGCGCAGCCACATATCGTAATCTTCGTAAGTGAGTCGTTCGTCGTAGCCACCAACGTCAATTAGCGCCTGGCGCCGGATCAGTGTGGCCATCGCGGGTATGAAGTTGCGATTGGCAAGCTCTGCGAACACGCGACCCGAAGGGCGAGTGCAGTCTGGCGTGTGCGCTTCGATGAAGTCCTTCTCCTGCCGCTGGCCTGCCTCGTCCATGCATGAAGCATCGGCATAAATGACCGCCACATTGGCGCTTTGTCGGCGCATCAGTTCCAGTTGACGTTCAATTTTGTTGGACTCCCACATGTCGTCGGTGGCAATCATGCTGATGAACTCGCCGCGGGCGTGCAACAGCGCCTCATTGAGTGTCTTGCAAAGCCCCGCGTTCTGAGTATGACGGATGAAGATGGCATCCGGCCTGTGCGTCGATAGCCAGGCTTGTATGAGGTCAGCCGAGTTGTCCTTGGAACAATCGTCTGTGACGATCAATTGAAAGTCCTGCAGCGTTTGTGCTGCGATGCTGTTCAGGCATTCATGAAGAAATCGCGCATGGGTGAAACACAGTGCAATGACGGTGACTGCGGGATTGGGGATGTGTGCTAAGTTGGCGTGATCGACGGGCATAACCGTGCCTCTGTTTGTTTGAACAACATTCCCCTACCTGTATGTGGAGCCTGAAGTGCACCAGCGCCTCAAGCCGAAGTTGAAATGGCTTTCAGCACTCTTGCGGGATTACCGCCAGCAATCACTCCGGGCGGTATTTCACCAACAACAATGGAGCCGTTTGCAACTACCGATCCAACACCTATTTTCACGCCTTTCATAATTTTTACATTTGAGCCAATAAACACGTCATCACCAATGACAACCGGTCTGGCCCTGTCAGGATTTGATGTCCGTCTGTCTGATATTTTGATGCCATGAAAATCCGAATCATAGATTTCAACATTCGTACCGATAAAACATCTTTTTCCAATTGTTATGGATGAGTGGTCAGCAATCGCCACAAAATTGTTGTTTACATGAGTGGCTTCTCCGAAGCGGATAGATGAAATCTTGCCTCTGGCTTCAATATGGATATAGCCATTGAAGAAAAATGGTGACGGAAAATAACCAAGTTTCACATTTTTCTCAAATTCTATATTCCCGTCTCCTAATATGAGAACAGGCTGAATTTTCGTAACACGCCCTTTCGAATGACCGGTTGATAATGCATCATAGAATTTTGTGCGAATCCGCTGCAATATTATGAACACAAGACTGCTTATTCTATTTTTCATTGCTCAATCTTGCAAAAGGTAGAAATTACTTTTTCTACATCCTCTGGTTCGAGGTGCGGCCCCATGGGGATGCTTAGCAATTGATTAGCCATCTGTTCCGCAATCGGGAATTGACCTTTAGCATAACCAGCTGCTGCATATGCGCGCTGCAGATGAGGGGGAATGGGGTAATGGATCAACGTTCCAATGCCTATTTCACCCAATTTCTTTTGCAGGGCATCGCGTTGCGGGTGCTGCACGACATACAAGTGCCATGCCGGTTCCGACCATTCAGGCACGAAAGGCAAAGTGAGTCCGATATTGGCCAGCCCTTTCTGATAGCGGCTCGCAATCTCTGCCCGTCTAGCATTCCATGTGTCCAGCACGGTGAGTTTGACGCGCAAGACAGCGGCTTGCATGGGATCGAGACGACTATTGAAGCCGCGCACTTCATTGACGTATTTCACCCGCGAACCATAGTTACGCAATACACGGATTCGCTCGGCGATTTCCTCATCGTTGGTAGTGATCGCGCCACCATCACCAAATGCACCGAGATTCTTGCCGGGGTAAAAACTCCACGTCACCACGTCGCCATGCGCACCCAGTCGTTTGCCTTTGTAGCGTGCGCCGTGCCCCTGAGCGCCATCTTCGAGCACTTTTAAACCATGCTTGCGCGCAATCGCCAAAATTGGCGTCATATCCGCTGGTTGGCCATACAGATGAACAGGCAATATGACCTTGGTGCGCGGCGTAATCGCTGCTTCTATGCGCATTGGATCAAGATTGTAGGTTGCGGGATCCGGCTCAACCGGGATCGGTGTCGCACCGCAGTGGCTTACCGCGAGCCAAGTGGCGATATAGGTGTTGCTTGGCACGATAACTTCATCACCAGAACCCACTCCCAGGGCTGAGAGTGCCAAATGCAGGGCATCCAGACCGTTCGCCAACCCAACACAATGCTTCGCTTCACAGTAGGCCGCATACTCCTGCTCGAAGGCATTCACTTCTTCGCCCAGGATGTACCAACCTGAGTCAAGAACGCGCTTGATCGCAGCGTCAATTTCGGGTTTAAGTTCGAGGTAGGTCGCTTTCAAATCGAGGAAAGGAATATTCATCTTGTGCATTGCTCTATTGGTTTACTTCTTCAAGGAACTCCGAATAACTTCGAATGTAGTCGGCTGCATCGTAATTATGCGAGGCAAACACCAGCAGTACAGCGTCTTCTGAGTATTTGTATTGCACGCCCCATATCATTGGCGGCAAGTAAATGCCTTTGTCGGGTGAATCCAAATGCACTTCAGTGCGATTTAAACCATCATCTGCCAGTACCGAGCAACTACCTCGGATGCAAATCAGGAATTGATGGCAAGTGCGATGCGCATGCTCGCCGCGCGTTTCTTTGCTTGGCACATCAAACACCAGGAAGTAGCGCTTTGGCACGAAAGGTATATGCTGACCAAATTCTCCCACCGTGAGGCTGCCACGTATATCGGGAATCAGAGGGAATTTGTGAACCGTTACTCCCCGCGCTGCGGTCCTGTCGGAATACGGTGGTTTGCGTTCATCTTTGAATAGTTGCGGCTCAGTACTTCCTTGCGCCTTGGTATTGGTGTAACCAACAATTCGCGCAGGGTTACCTTGCACAATTGCATTCGGCGGCACGGAGCGTGTCACCACTGAACCAGCGCCGATCATCGCGCCTGGCGCCACTGTTACACCCGGCAAGATCGTTGCATTGGCGCCAATCGAGGAGTGGGCCTGTACCAAAGTGCGTTCTGGTGCTTTCAGGTATTGCTTGCTACGCGGGAAATTGTCATTGGTGAAGGTGACATTGGGGCCGATGAAAACGCCACTTTCAATGGTGATCCCGTCCCACAACTGCACACCGCACTTGATAGTGACATCATCGCCAACGACAACGTCGTTTTCTATAAAAACACCGTCACAAATATTGCAGCCCGAGCCGATCCGAGCGCCCGGTAAAATATGTGCAAAAGCCCAAATCCTGGTGCCGGCGCCGATATTATCAGTCTCTACCAAGGCATGGGAGTGTTTGAAGTAAGCAGACATAGTCTAAAGGGAGTTGAGTTGAGGGTGGAGGATGGTCAAAATTTTCCCGCGCAGGACTTTCAGCAACATTTGCTCGGCACTGGCCGGTCGTCGGGCCAGAATCCATGTCGTCAAAACAGCGACAACATAGCTGAATGCACCAACGGGCAGCAGCGCGAATAGCTGCATGATTGGCTGAACGTCTGGCCACTTGGCGTGCTGCAGTGCGACCGCACCGCGCAAGGCTAATGCCATTGCGCCGGATGCCAATAAGGGCCGCCACATCACCTCAAACAATTTTCGTTTGGGTAGACCTGTGACCCGGGCGAAGACCATCACGATGCCGACAAAGCCCAGCAACGCGGTCGCAAA contains these protein-coding regions:
- a CDS encoding acyltransferase family protein — its product is MKLPRLDIQALRGLAVLMVVLYHTKIGMLESGYLGVDVFFVISGFLITTLVANGIHRKTFRLSEFYFRRAKRLLPAAYVAFLVTALCAPWFLNQQELRDFATQVAGAMTFTGNIVLWQQTGYFEGAGDLKPLLHVWSLSIEEQYYFLLPATLLLTRPKRWLWGAIAIVLISLGLCVVGGIFKPIATFYLLPTRAWELLIGSVGALWLLRPQDDQHRIINRLVRLLFVPSVLCLLVLPFLPSVGVHPGLNALLVCVATLVVILRNSQELNTAWPTRLMARIGDFSYSLYLVHWPIIAFMKNAWLGNNPELPLQLRLLTLVLSFGLAYTLYRLVEDPIRKQNFEFSAPLIAGVTLSSALLIAMTPFYILQTKSEQITLGDARAINPGFSVSCDYEATFTPKSECKNKKNPGLLVWGDSYAMHLIPGLVQQWSNGVMQATMSGCGPFLGLAPRRKINGELDSRDQAWAERCIGFNQSVIDFLRTSPSITTVVLSSPFAAYFDTAYEHVFLDGKSFVSRPVDTSSAIAGLRATVENLRVIGKKVVLIAPPPSSGFDIGACLERQLSGKVILGRLNGCVIDKAEYQFKRADVLIFLNAITSAADLSVIRFDPWLCKERTCDTLLDGTMIYRDAGHLSVAGSKMLADRMQLGKLIREQAK
- a CDS encoding glycosyltransferase family 2 protein, translated to MPVDHANLAHIPNPAVTVIALCFTHARFLHECLNSIAAQTLQDFQLIVTDDCSKDNSADLIQAWLSTHRPDAIFIRHTQNAGLCKTLNEALLHARGEFISMIATDDMWESNKIERQLELMRRQSANVAVIYADASCMDEAGQRQEKDFIEAHTPDCTRPSGRVFAELANRNFIPAMATLIRRQALIDVGGYDERLTYEDYDMWLRLAARYEFVYCPATLARYRIVATSLVRTVFFKPTAQHHLTLCLICQKWLDSGLLSTVQHKAWTERLWSSAYGLYQLGDARSKVWLWQAVRYTRRPRTLLLALACSLGVSRQLAKRLTGTAE
- a CDS encoding glycosyltransferase, whose amino-acid sequence is MRVKIGFVLLSSAQNPIPSTRIAVLNMFPFLRAAEFDPHIVFEPIQNTETPEVSGLAARLQADGFQIVYFQKVHGDSVVALAHELHAKGIKTVFGICDVVEPDMVDATDVTVTVTDYLKSLYPTPLHAKIVVVHDGIERPALHKTDWGSHSGSHAHPLRAVLVTSVGLDRLPVLISPPSWLQLTIVGRYPAADHLLQRLRQAHWQLADQAGWHEKIRYLRFLTTPGIKRVAWDATGVYAAMQQADIGIIPIETDTAQGALASWQVKSENRLTLKMAMGLPVIATPIPAYEPVIRQGENGFLAHNKPEWLSYLSALRDPSLRRSVGQQARQTALAAYSMERQAEKLIAVLRGLIGRPNPLAPPRGNTIDE
- a CDS encoding DegT/DnrJ/EryC1/StrS family aminotransferase, which produces MNIPFLDLKATYLELKPEIDAAIKRVLDSGWYILGEEVNAFEQEYAAYCEAKHCVGLANGLDALHLALSALGVGSGDEVIVPSNTYIATWLAVSHCGATPIPVEPDPATYNLDPMRIEAAITPRTKVILPVHLYGQPADMTPILAIARKHGLKVLEDGAQGHGARYKGKRLGAHGDVVTWSFYPGKNLGAFGDGGAITTNDEEIAERIRVLRNYGSRVKYVNEVRGFNSRLDPMQAAVLRVKLTVLDTWNARRAEIASRYQKGLANIGLTLPFVPEWSEPAWHLYVVQHPQRDALQKKLGEIGIGTLIHYPIPPHLQRAYAAAGYAKGQFPIAEQMANQLLSIPMGPHLEPEDVEKVISTFCKIEQ
- a CDS encoding WxcM-like domain-containing protein — encoded protein: MSAYFKHSHALVETDNIGAGTRIWAFAHILPGARIGSGCNICDGVFIENDVVVGDDVTIKCGVQLWDGITIESGVFIGPNVTFTNDNFPRSKQYLKAPERTLVQAHSSIGANATILPGVTVAPGAMIGAGSVVTRSVPPNAIVQGNPARIVGYTNTKAQGSTEPQLFKDERKPPYSDRTAARGVTVHKFPLIPDIRGSLTVGEFGQHIPFVPKRYFLVFDVPSKETRGEHAHRTCHQFLICIRGSCSVLADDGLNRTEVHLDSPDKGIYLPPMIWGVQYKYSEDAVLLVFASHNYDAADYIRSYSEFLEEVNQ
- a CDS encoding acyltransferase — its product is MKNRISSLVFIILQRIRTKFYDALSTGHSKGRVTKIQPVLILGDGNIEFEKNVKLGYFPSPFFFNGYIHIEARGKISSIRFGEATHVNNNFVAIADHSSITIGKRCFIGTNVEIYDSDFHGIKISDRRTSNPDRARPVVIGDDVFIGSNVKIMKGVKIGVGSVVANGSIVVGEIPPGVIAGGNPARVLKAISTSA